In Terriglobus sp. TAA 43, a single window of DNA contains:
- a CDS encoding carboxymuconolactone decarboxylase family protein, protein MAEYQSPNDMRYAKKLIEGAPAEAEAFFKLKAVTERSDGVIPAKYRELIALAVALTTQCAYCLDSHTRNAAKAGATREEIAETVFMAAALRAGGAVGHGLLTMKLFEDAVGKLEHDPTALDRAPWE, encoded by the coding sequence ATGGCGGAGTATCAAAGCCCGAATGACATGCGTTATGCGAAGAAGCTGATTGAGGGAGCACCAGCAGAAGCTGAGGCTTTCTTCAAACTAAAGGCAGTTACGGAACGCAGCGATGGTGTGATTCCGGCGAAGTATCGCGAGTTGATTGCGCTTGCAGTGGCGCTTACGACGCAATGCGCTTACTGCCTGGATTCACATACGCGCAATGCGGCGAAGGCCGGTGCCACACGCGAAGAAATTGCCGAGACCGTATTTATGGCAGCGGCATTGCGCGCAGGCGGGGCCGTGGGGCATGGCCTGTTGACGATGAAGTTATTTGAAGATGCAGTCGGAAAGTTAGAGCACGATCCGACAGCGCTGGACCGCGCTCCGTGGGAATAG
- a CDS encoding DUF779 domain-containing protein: MATATLPEQVTATAEALKLIDELQGQHGPIMFYQSGGCCEGSAPMCFPVGEFRIGSRDKKVGEIGGAEFFISPQQFEYWKHTQIIIDVVPGFGAAFSLEGPGGLQFHTRSRVFTDDEIHTLRDAGKI; encoded by the coding sequence ATGGCCACTGCTACATTGCCGGAACAGGTAACGGCCACGGCTGAAGCCCTGAAGCTCATCGATGAGCTTCAGGGCCAGCACGGCCCCATCATGTTTTATCAATCGGGTGGATGCTGTGAAGGCAGCGCGCCCATGTGCTTTCCTGTCGGCGAGTTTCGCATCGGTTCGCGCGATAAAAAAGTCGGTGAAATCGGTGGCGCAGAGTTCTTCATCTCGCCACAGCAGTTTGAGTACTGGAAACACACGCAGATCATCATCGACGTGGTGCCCGGCTTCGGCGCTGCGTTTTCACTTGAAGGCCCGGGCGGTTTGCAGTTCCACACACGTTCCCGCGTCTTCACAGATGACGAGATTCATACGTTACGCGACGCTGGAAAGATCTAG
- a CDS encoding aldehyde dehydrogenase family protein: MATAEVTLDPTHSGATPVPFRKRYGNYIGGAWVEPVEGQYFENITPVTGKVLCEVPRSGAKDVEKALDAAHKAKAAWGRTSVTERSNLLIRIAQVIEENSDLLAAAETWDNGKPIRETTAADVPLSADHFRYFAGAIRAQQGGISEIDHDTVAYHFHEPLGVVGQIIPWNFPLLMAAWKLAPALAAGNCVVLKPAEQTPVSILILMELIGDILPAGVLNVVNGFGREVGKELATNPRINKVAFTGSTVTGRMIMQYASENIIPLTLELGGKSPNIFFEDVMDADEDYIDKAIEGMVLFAFNQGEVCTCPSRALIHEKIYDKFMDRAIKRVAAIKQANPFDPSTQVGAQASKQQYEKILSYLDLGRKEGAELLVGGNAAKLEGDLAGGYYIQPTVFKGNNKMRIFQEEIFGPVLSVTTFKNDDEALEIANDTLYGLGAGVWTRDINRAYRFGRNIEAGRVWTNCYHMYPAHAAFGGYKQSGIGRENHLMMLNHYQQTKNQLISYSTKALGLF; the protein is encoded by the coding sequence ATGGCAACAGCAGAAGTCACCTTGGATCCCACGCATTCCGGTGCAACCCCCGTCCCCTTCCGTAAGCGTTACGGCAACTACATCGGCGGCGCGTGGGTAGAGCCCGTTGAGGGGCAATACTTTGAAAACATCACGCCGGTTACCGGCAAAGTCCTGTGCGAAGTGCCGCGTTCCGGTGCGAAGGATGTTGAGAAGGCGCTTGATGCCGCCCACAAGGCAAAGGCCGCATGGGGCAGAACATCCGTAACGGAACGTTCCAATCTGCTCATCCGCATCGCACAGGTCATTGAAGAAAACTCAGACCTTCTCGCCGCAGCGGAAACATGGGACAACGGCAAGCCCATCCGCGAAACCACCGCAGCAGACGTGCCGCTCAGCGCCGACCACTTCCGCTATTTTGCAGGCGCCATTCGCGCACAGCAGGGCGGCATCTCTGAGATCGATCACGACACCGTCGCCTATCACTTCCACGAGCCGCTCGGCGTCGTCGGCCAGATCATTCCGTGGAACTTCCCGCTGCTCATGGCCGCATGGAAGCTGGCTCCGGCACTCGCCGCAGGCAACTGTGTCGTGCTCAAGCCTGCAGAACAAACGCCCGTATCCATCCTCATCCTGATGGAACTCATCGGCGACATCCTGCCCGCCGGCGTACTCAACGTGGTGAATGGCTTCGGTCGTGAAGTGGGCAAGGAACTCGCCACCAATCCGCGTATCAACAAAGTTGCGTTCACCGGATCAACGGTCACGGGACGCATGATCATGCAGTACGCATCGGAAAACATCATCCCGCTCACGCTGGAACTCGGCGGCAAATCGCCCAACATCTTCTTCGAAGATGTGATGGATGCCGACGAGGACTACATCGACAAGGCGATTGAAGGCATGGTTCTCTTCGCCTTCAATCAGGGTGAAGTCTGCACCTGCCCGTCACGCGCACTCATCCACGAAAAGATCTACGACAAGTTCATGGATCGCGCCATCAAGCGCGTTGCTGCTATCAAGCAGGCCAACCCGTTTGACCCTTCCACGCAGGTGGGCGCACAGGCATCGAAGCAGCAGTATGAAAAGATCCTGTCCTACCTCGACCTCGGTCGCAAGGAAGGTGCGGAGCTTCTCGTCGGCGGCAATGCAGCCAAGCTCGAAGGCGATCTTGCTGGTGGTTACTACATCCAACCGACAGTCTTCAAGGGCAACAACAAGATGCGCATCTTCCAGGAGGAAATCTTCGGACCGGTACTCTCCGTGACCACCTTCAAGAACGATGACGAAGCTCTTGAGATTGCGAACGACACGCTCTACGGCCTGGGCGCAGGCGTGTGGACTCGCGACATCAATCGCGCCTACCGCTTTGGTCGCAACATTGAAGCAGGCCGCGTCTGGACTAACTGCTATCACATGTATCCCGCACACGCAGCCTTCGGCGGATACAAGCAGAGCGGCATCGGGCGCGAGAACCACCTGATGATGTTGAACCACTATCAGCAGACGAAGAACCAACTCATCAGCTACAGCACCAAGGCATTGGGATTGTTCTAA
- a CDS encoding PadR family transcriptional regulator, giving the protein MAHAENETVTPLPAATLYVLLALASEDRHGYGIIQEVSRLSSASYRVGSGTLYDNLKKLLQQEWVEDYESQESGSGETRRMYRITDEGRRVLAADVTRMKRIVRVANRMLADEGGRA; this is encoded by the coding sequence ATGGCACACGCTGAAAACGAAACCGTAACTCCTTTACCTGCCGCCACACTCTACGTCCTGCTTGCGCTGGCGTCTGAGGATCGGCACGGGTACGGAATCATCCAGGAGGTGAGTCGGCTTTCGTCCGCCTCGTATCGCGTTGGTTCCGGGACGCTTTATGACAATTTGAAGAAATTGCTCCAGCAAGAGTGGGTGGAGGATTACGAGTCGCAGGAATCCGGCAGCGGCGAAACGCGAAGGATGTATCGCATCACCGACGAGGGCCGTCGCGTTCTGGCAGCAGATGTCACGCGCATGAAACGTATTGTGCGTGTGGCCAATCGCATGTTGGCTGACGAAGGTGGTCGAGCATGA